Genomic window (Alligator mississippiensis isolate rAllMis1 chromosome 7, rAllMis1, whole genome shotgun sequence):
ggggaaaaaaaaacaaaaacagaaaacccCAAAGCAGAAATCTTTGTGAACTAAGCTCATAAATTACATCTTaataacaaaagcaaaacacagaAAAGAGGGTTCTTTGGGGTGTctcttttaaaattttaaatgacCTTATCTCTGAAATTTCCTTTGTgccacacatttttaaatattctctAGTATCTTTGCCTGTTTTGTTCATGCCATTTTTTGTTATGCTGGAACTAGGTGTTTTTCCATCTGTTGTAACACATACGATGATAGAGTAAACTGGTTAATAGAATGACTGATTGAGAGATGTAGTTAGTGAAAAATATGTTGATTTTCACTTTTTGGAAAATGGTCTAATGCTGTCTCTGACCTCCACAACTGTGACTTGGAACTAGAAGGCCTGGCAAGCAGGAGCATGGCCAGGAGCCAGAACTCTATCCTTCCTCTGGGGGTTACGTAAAgcaagagcatggagcctggagaTGCttgcataagaacataagaatataCAAGTGCCATAGTGGGGCCGAGGAATGGTCcatgcccagtatcctgtctcagacagtggcagaaatggatgctatagagggagagcactgaaccagatATCTCCAGAGTGATCTTTCCCCTATTCAGTATGCTTTCTGGCATCCACCATTTTTTGGTTTAGAAATACtgcaggaaacatctccaaccattctgctCACCGCCATAAATAGATCTAGTATCCATTAATTTATCTAAGCCCTATAGATctccaccacctctggaggcaatGAATTCCATAAGTTAACTATGCATTGCACCACCTGGTGGCATTGCTCCCAGAGCAGACCTGCAAGCAGTTAACTGTGGCAAAGCATGGACCCTGGGGAAGCATGACTTCCCACAGTCTTTTATCTCTCCATGCTTGATGCTAAACTGCcctttcccaccatgccccctagAAATGTAGGAGGCTGAGGAGGCAAGCCACAGACTCCCCTACCCACAACAAATTCTCCTGTCTAGGGCGGGGGCAGTCCAGATGTAGGACAAAAGTTGGAGAGAGGCATTTGTGTGGCCTATGGCCCATAGGCCTGCATCAAGTCTTAGAGGTCCTTGGAGATGATAGATGGTGCCATCCACGTAGGTTGGTGTCATACCCACTTGGGGTGGGTTGGGATGTTGGCTTGGGACCAGTACAGAATCCTAGGATAAAGGAAGTTGGCTGGGGGGTAAGTAGAGAAGAGCAAGGGGGTCACCCTATccacccccagatttattttccctgttgtagcagtgggagggagataAATTCAATGTAAAGCTCCATTAATTAGAATCTGTACCTGGAAAACGAtaacaaattaatacattttcattatatagaatctaattattggggaatcatcttatattcagggctGTCTTGTACTGCCACCTGTCCCACCACCAATTGccaccctgcctgcctctccccccactccctcagcccctcaCTTTCACTACTTTCTCTGGCTGATGCAGGTACAGGGGGTGCCCCAGAGCTTGTCCTGACCTGTTCTGTAGGGAGTGGCTGTGTCCCTACCCTGTGCTGTAGGGAGTGGCTGTGTAAGCAATACAAAAATAGTATAGGGCTCTGAAGTCCTGTAAGTTCTCCCTGGAGTAAAGATGATGTACATGAACATCAAGTCAGTCCCTTCCACAACATATTTACAAAGCCGTTTTTTGTCTTTGATTGCAAAATACTTCAGGAATCAGTTCTCAAGGGTGCCTCTAACATCCTTAAAATATTTGCATGTCAGAAGACACTAGCACTCCAACATGTGTGAAGAAAATATTATGCATTCCAAAGATAGGCAAGGAACTTTGGTATTTCCAGGTAAAAGTGCTTTGGACCTCCCTTGTGTTCCCCAAGGGAGGAATTGCTTAGGACTCCTAGTCTTGCATAGTCTCTTTGAGTGCCCCTGAAGCCAGCCTAGGCAGAACTTCTAGAATGGGACAGTCCCTGGTTCCTTGGACCCTGAGAATGAGAATTTCAGTCTCTGGTCCTTGGAGTTAGCTCTGGCCTCTCTCAGAGTGCTACTTTTTTGTCTTTACTGAGACGGAGTATACCTGATGTTCCAGGAAGTGAAGCAGTCagcttttcttaaacaaaacAACATTAATTGGATAAGAGCAATACAGTGGGCAGAATCTACGTGGTCTGAAGTCCACTGGAATTCTTTCCCTTCAGGGTCAATTATAACAAATAGCTTtaaggatagattttttttttaagttctcaaGTCCTCTCCTACTATTGTGCTTTTATAGGGTGTTTATATGCATGCTCCGGGAATGGGgggaggtgctctaattaaagtccctgGACTgtctcttgtatcagcatccccacactgaaaaatgatggcaggggagctttaactaaagctcattcaatgagccaCCATTTTTCCATGTGGGGACACTAATAAAAGTGActgtggagtctgctggagcacagcaactaccacactccagcagacttgtttaattacagtgcataggagcagccttgctgcacatgtataggcatccatAACTTCTATTAGGTCTTTATCTGCATGGTGCTTGTGATGGGTGGAAAACAAGAATGCTGTTGTAGTCCCTACTGCAACCCTGAGCAAATCATATACTGTCCCTTCATAAGTATGCCCAAcctgtaaaatgagaataataatGCTTATCCACTTCTTCTGAAGTTCAAATAACAGCACATGCATTACTCAGCAACTGTGGTAAAGGGAAATATAGTTTTTATACAAATAGATAGCTGCCAATGCTTATATTAATGCTGCAGCTAATGTGTTACCATTTCCTTTACTCCAGCAGATGATATGTACAAGACTGTAGAAGACAACCAAACTTCTGTGCTCAAAGAGTTCATCCTCTTGGGATTTTCTGATCAGCCAGAGAGCCAAGTGGTTCTTTTCATGGTTTCCCTTGCCCTCTATGTGGTGCCCCTCGTTGGGAACTTCCTCATTATGCTCTTGGTTGGCACAGACAGCCTCCTCTACACCCCCATGCATTACTTCCTTGTCAACCTGTCCCTTCTGAAGGTTTTCTACTCCTTCAGTGTCCAGCCCCAACTGCTGTTTCACCtcagggaagagggaagaggggagtgaGCCGCATTGGGCCCACTTTGCTCAGCTGAGATGAGGGGAGTTTGACTGTGCATTAATTAGCAGAGTCTTACTTGAGTTTCTTCTGGGTGGTTCCAGGCTACAAGGAGCATGTAGATATATTACAAAGAGGCAAAGCTCCCCCAAGgtctgcacagagccctaactgAGGCCAACACCCAGGTGATAGCAGCATTACCCAAGGCCTGCAAGGTTTGCTCCAGGAAGCGGGGCGGCCATATTTAGGTGCCCCAAAGGAGAGACCCAAAGCATGGTTTTGGACCTGGGACAGTGATGTCGATAGCTTAGCACATTAGCGCCCCTTATTGTCATGCCACATGGACCAACACTTTCTGTGTCTGGTGAATGTATATTGACAAGTGACACAGGAGAACTGAGGTTTCAAGAGAACTGGTGGTGAAGAAAGTAAGGCAGTGCCATATAAGATGGGGTGCACTAGCACCAGCAAACTGGAGAAGGCTGAGTATTGTACACGTCTGagttttgttttctgaaaagCGAGTCAAAGATCTAAATGTTCACCTGTCTAGTTCAACAGGCTTTCTTTGTATCTGTTCAAACACAAAAACACATTTGTGCTGTTAGGAATTTGGGACCATAAATTACAAAATTCCTTCTGTGCAAAAGAGGTAACAAGGACTGTATCTAGAAGTGTTTTTAAAACTGCGGTCTGGGCAACTATTCTGCCGAAGGAAGAGAGTTTTAAGCAGGTAGCGGATCATGTGAGAaagcctgctttctgcctccaaGACTGATCAGTGCAATGTTCCCAATGATTCTATAACGTAAAATATACAAACCACAGTAGAAGCAAGGGCTCTAGGTCAAGCACCCACCCCCGGAGCCATAGTATCCGTCTCTTTTGCTTTATTTCGGTCTCCCAAGCCCAAGATTCTTTCCCTTTTGAATGCCTCATATTCTAGTCTCAGTTCAGTTTTGCCTGGCCTACGGCCTGGTTTCGGCATTTAGGTTGCTGTCCTTCAATGTCATAGTTCAAATCCTCTTGGAAAAAGTGAGCCTGAGATTTGAATTCCTGAAGCCTCTCTTGTCCTGCTTATATGCTACAAGCAATAGACTGCTGAGTAAAATGTGCAAAGATTACCTGCTAGTGGCAAAGAGTTTTTAGTTATTGGTTTTGGCTGTCTCTAATTCTGGGGATTATGCTGCCCTTCTGTGTGTCATGTACATCCAGGCCCTCAGATAGTACTGCATCTGCCCACCTGACTACCCTTACTTCTGCTTTTATACAAGGCCACTTCAATAGAGAAACAGATTGTGCATTTGAGAGACCTAGTCCCTTCATGGGACCTACAtgagtgaaactaaacagcaactagaCACCGGAATAAATTCTTACAGAAGAAAATCTAAATGACAGAGACATACACACACCATTAGGAGCACATGTCTCACAGAACAACCATTTCTTCTTTGACCCCATTATTCTCACGCCCAAGAGAATTTTCcctaaagcttttaaaaatgacGATTTGGGAAGAAAAAATCATAAGCTGGCTAGACACTAAGAACTAAGGACTAAACATTGATATTGGGTTGATGGCACATTATATTCTATCCAGCTCCTGAATTCTTAGCTGCGAATGACCCCTTCTTTTGATAGGCTTCAACTTCCAAGTAATCAGCTTTTTAACTTCTGCTTATTTGTGTCTAATACCTGTGAACATTTTTCTCAGCCGCTCCTCTGGGCTAAGTATGGGTATTTGGGGATGTTAGGGGGACATTAAATTAATTCAAAACagctgcccaatatcaggtaagtcagggtgggggtgACTAGCCAGGTGGTTGGAGGTCCAGCAGGCTGCAGGAAATCACGGGACTGCAAGGGGAGAAGGAACAGGCAACACCGGTGGGTGAGGTAGGGACAGGTGTGACCCGTGGGTTGGTGGGGCAGGTGTGACCTATGAGGGTAGGGGGAGTAGCAGCTCACTGTCACTGGGCACAtcatttactgtggagcagactcaTTCTCTAGTTAGCAAACatcttgcatctacacatgtggccctattaggctgcaggaaattaattaacttcagagcagggtagtatttgtaaacacaagtcctaccctgctacAGAGATTTTTAGTGTGCTGCAgagcacatatagacactgactaagctggctgcctgccctgcactggagcccTGCACGGGAGCATACtcgagccccagccagccccttcgcaGCACAATGAGCCGGGTCAGAGTAGCCCAAGGCTGGTAGACTGCCCCCTCAGCATCCCTGCCAGATGCGGCtactccgacccagctcaatgtgctacaatctcaggcacatgttcaaatggtgctCACAGGaccaataaactccggcacacaATGCACAGCAGTTTTTTGCTGCATGACAATAGCATATGTACATACACCCACTGACTCTTCGGTTTTATTAAACTAAAATCTAAAATTGCAGGATGATGGCTGGACAGGCCATGGAGTATGTAATGTAAAGAAGTTTTCAGTCTCTGAAAATGGATGAGGGCCCACTAGCTCTCTCTAGTCCTGCATCTTCTCTGTGCACAAAAATCTCCAACTACTGGAGCTGTCAGTTTATTACTTTCCCCTAAGCATTAATTTGGAGAAAGCAAACAGAAGAGAACCCAGGTTGCTTTGTTGTGCAACTTCCTTAGGGGACCTGGCAGCGGCTGCCTTTTGGCCCCCAGTCCCCTCTGAATCTCAAGAAGTTTTAAAAAGACCTTTTCAGTCCCAACCCTATTAGATAGTATTTGCAAcataaagaaaaggaagggagacTTGTTAAATCTGATTATTTAGAGAAATGATGCGAAACATGTTAGTGGGTTTTTGTGCCTGGTATTAGGATTTGATACATTTATGGAAGGCATTTACATGATTGCATTGCCTCTAATACAAGGAGCCAGTGTTCAGAAACCCAGGAGGTCTCTTCAAGTCCCCCACTCCTGTATGTATTGTTACTGGAATGGAAAGAGTTGGTATACGTGGGTTTGGGTTAATGTTTTGTGGGTTGGATTAACTGATTATGTCTATGCCAATAGCATTCCCCCTGTTAAGAGCAGGAATTAGCAGGTATTTCTGTGGAAACCTAAAATGTCATTACTTTATCATACAGCAAGGCTAGCTCAAATACAGGGTGTGGACTTAAATTAGGAGAAATTATTTGGTCTTTCAAGTATTCTTTTGTGTAAAAGTATTAATCTAGAGTGTAAATCTCTTTGAGGCAGGGTCTGcctcatatatatatagtgtgtgctTTGTCTACTTTCAATGTCTAAGTCAATGTGGATCCAATATCAAATAGGTACAGCAGATGCTAGGttcatgaaaaaagaaaagcataaaatattacttttatttatttttcactaaTAAACTAGGAGGGAGGGCATCAGGTGAATTCCCATATTCCTCTAAAACAGAGAATCACTTTTATTTGTTCCATTATTTTATTGGATTTAGTATGTTTCAGAGAGATGTTTCAGATGCAAAGCTGGGCTCTCACAGAAGTCTTAAGACATCCCTGGTTTTTGACAAAGGATTTTATGCGGTGAAATTCAAAAATTTGACTCTAAAGGAAAGGGTTGGTAAGAGAATTCAAGTATATAAACAGTGCATCAGTTTGGGATTGAATTTTTAAATCAACACAGAGAAAGCAGTACTGGAACTGCCCTCCAACAGAGGCAAAAATTTCATGAGTATTAGGAAGGTGTGTGATAAGGAAACTTCGTATAGGAAAATGCGCGATAAGGAAGGTGCTTATTAAATGACTGGTATACCATATAGTTGTCCATATAGTACTCAATGGTACCAAGAGGTCCATTATGGTTCTTGCTTCTGTAATATGTATAAAATTAAGAATAGGGTGGAAGAgggaaaacaaaaggaagagaaaaactaTTCTATAAATTGCTTTCGCAGTGTTGTGTATGCACAGAAACTGCAGCTACTCTTGCCTTTGTCCCATTCTCAGAAGCACCTGCAGAAGTAGAGCGTATATCAGGAGCTGCATGATGAGATGTCAATGCATGTTTTCTCTGGCTGACATATTGCTATCCTTCCAAAGAAACCTTGTATTTACTTTCAGTGTAATTTTAATGGGAATAAAGTAGGAATCTAAGCTTGGCATTCTATTTTTATGGTCACGTAAAGGGCATATTTACCACACTCAAATACAAGGGGAATATTATTCCTGAATGTATAGCCAGGTGCGCATGGACAAATATGTATGTGTTCAGAATAGGAGCTACAAATGAGGGACAGAACTCCCTTGTTTTGTGACTAAAACTATCACCCAAGGGACAGGTGGTGCTGCATTATAGGCCTCTGTCATCTACATTTGAAATTGTGATACCCTGACTTCCCAATATAGCACTCTAACCACTACACCACAGGTCAGATATTAGGCATCCCTTTCTCTGGTGCTCTTTTGAAGCTGGATTACCTGGGGAGACACAAGAGGGAGGTGAGAGAAATAAAGcagagccaggggaaggagcaagaCAGAGAGGGTATGACTCATTGAGGTGGCTACTGGCCTTAAAGAGAGAGGGTCCTGTGCCTGGATCCATGTTCCCAGCAAGGCACAAGTTTACTGCCCTCCATCCATGTTTTTAGTGACTGTTactggctcagcttcaaaaggttTGCTGGAGAGGGGAGTGGGTTATGTCTGACCTTCAGTGACGTGCCTGGAGTGCTGTGCTGAGAAGTAAAAGTGGCCTGGTCCAAACCCTTGGAACATTTCAGCATCCTGTGTGAGTGGTCCATCCTGACCTGTGGTGAGGGTGCTGTACTGGGAATCAAGGGAAACCCtgggcctccccctgccccccccccccccccggctagtTGAGGGGGCACCTAAATCCTAAGACCTCCAGCATCTCAGATGAGTGCCATAGCAACTGGGCAAAAGAAGGGCTCACTCAGCCCTTTTCTCTTCCTGAGACTAATCCTAGTAGTCAGCAGTTCTGGCAACACATATGGGCTATGGTCACTACTCAATCAATGCTGGTTTGTAGTTGTCCACACACATAGAACTGCATATCCAGCAAAAAACCCTGTTTCCAAAAAGGCTAAGTGGACAACCAAAATGTGACCGCTTTGATgaccataaaataataaaatgctaCCATACTGTGCATTTGTGCAAGGTAGCCAGCTCCATTTAATGCATGCTAAATGTGTCCAAATAAGCAGTTAGTGCAGTATAGTTAGTATGTTGTAAATTCACATCCTAGATGGACATtccccaggcagagaagcctgtaTGATCAGAACTGAGTATGAGATACCATGTTGATTGGttgataaaaggaaaacaaaacaaaactattaaTTGATGAAGAAAGGACTTCCTTAAATTTCACCAAAAAGTGTTAGACAGAACATATATCCTTCTGGTTTGGGTTCATGACCATGGCTGACTATTCCTGGTAAGTTAGTCATTCATAACAGTGTTCATTGATATTTTTTGTCTCTCATTCGCAGATTTCTTAATCTCTTCGAGACACTGCTGCTTGGATGGGGTGGGTACGACTAACCAGACTTGTGTGAAGGAGCTAGTGTTGCTGGGATTTTCAGATTTCCAAGAAATGCAGACCCTGCTCTTTGTTCTGGTGTCTATCTCTTATGTGGCAGCCCTCACAGGGAACATGCTAATAGTATTCCTTACTCTAAGGGACCCTGCCCTTCatacccccatgtatttctttctTGGGAATTTATCCTTTCTGGAGGTCTGCTATACATCTGTAATCCTCCCCAAGATGCTGGTGGATCTACTGTCAGGCACCCCAACAATCACTTTAACAGGCTGTGGGTTTCAGATGTTTTTCTTCAATATCTTGGCTACTGCAGAATGTTTCCTCCTCTCTGTTATGGCATACGATCGATATGTTGCCATATGCAAGCCCTTGCAATACACCCTTATTATGAGTCGTAGAATCTGTGCTCAGATGTCTGCCTTTTCATGGAGTTTTGGCATTTTACTGGCTATTTGGCAATTTTATTCAATATTTACAAAGCCCTTTTGCGGGTCAAACAAAATCAGccatttcttctgtgacattGTCCTTGTGATGCAGTTGCCTTCTGCAGATACCTACACGAATGAAGTTGTTGTTACCACCCTTGCTGTGCCTATTGGAATCATCCCATTCCTGCTTATCCTCTTGTCCTATGTCCTTATTATCTCCTCTATTCTCAAGATGCCCTCAGCTGAAGGCAGACACAAAGCCTTCTCTACCTGCTCCTCACACCTCATTGTGGTTTCTCTTTTCTATGGAACAGGAACAGTTGTTTGTTTGCAACCTAGTTGGGCCCATACTCAGGGCAATGACCGGTTCTTTGCCCTAATGTATACAGTGATGACACCCGTGTGTAATCCCATTATTTACAGCCTACGGAACATGGAGATTAAAAGTGCCTTCAAAAAATCAATTGGCAGGAAACTGTTCCCTCATATCAAGTCTTTAAAAGGATTCTGATATTGAAACATTCTGAGCTTGAGATAAAATGGGAATGGAAAATGTTGAATTCTTATTTTGTCTGAAATAGAAAATGTATCCTTACTTGCAATGTCCTATATTTTCTGTCCTCACTGAAGGGAAAATCGTGAATAACTCCATTCTCTTGACACTCACAGCAGTGTCAATGTATGAACCATTTAACTGGAATACTGTGACCAATCCTAGTGCCCATGCATTTACAGAACATGTAGGAAATCTGGAGTGATGTTGCAGATATGGTAGGGATATAAATGTTGAATTTCAGAAGGAATGTGGCAGTTTCAGAATTTGTTTCAAGTCGTTATGAACATCAAAAGAAAGGTTCTGTTTGTTTTGGCTTTCTTTTGGATGACCAGTCATAAAAAAGAGTACCATCCCAGAATTGCTGTTTAACTGGTGACAAAAGCATGTCCCTATAAAATGTTAAATCCAGTTACAAGTACCTGCTttgatccagaaaaaaaaatgcattaaatccTCCATTCCTCATATCAGTATTCTTCCTAGTGATGCTAAGAGCAAATTTCCTCGTCTCCTTCCATCTGTCTGGCCAAAATGTCATCTGAATATTATGAAGTCTTCCAGAAAAGTAGATATCAACCTCCAAAATGATTGCTTTTCAATGGATCGGCATTTCTGATTCAAGAGGAAAAAACTATCCAAGCACTAGGTATAAAACTAGCCAAACTCTAGCTATAAAACATGCTAACAAGAGACTGAATCAGCCAtatctgttt
Coding sequences:
- the LOC132251916 gene encoding olfactory receptor 10AG1-like, producing the protein MAYDRYVAICKPLQYTLIMSRRICAQMSAFSWSFGILLAIWQFYSIFTKPFCGSNKISHFFCDIVLVMQLPSADTYTNEVVVTTLAVPIGIIPFLLILLSYVLIISSILKMPSAEGRHKAFSTCSSHLIVVSLFYGTGTVVCLQPSWAHTQGNDRFFALMYTVMTPVCNPIIYSLRNMEIKSAFKKSIGRKLFPHIKSLKGF